CCTCTGAACCCTCAGGACATCTCTTCCGATTGGCGGGAAGATTTCACCGCTTTCTGAGGGACAGTCACAACAAGGACCAGGATGAATACCACAAGGACACCCGACACCAGGAAGCGGTCCAGCCCAAACCCCCCATCGGTTCGCGGTTTGTCCAGAAGGTCTCCGGCAGCGGCGCCCAGTGGTCGGGTCAGAACAAACGCCGACCAGAACAGAAGGGTTCTGTCTGCATCCGTCCATCGGAAAAGTGCAGCGAGGAGGACCAGAGCGAGCAAAAAGACGACCGACCCGCCGCCATAACCGAACCCATTCAGACCGGACACAAGATCGCCAACGGCGGTTCCCAGCGTCTGGGAAAACAGGATTGCCGTCCAATAGAACACTTCGACGGAGGCTGAAGAGACAGAAGCGACCGAAATTGAACCCAGACGCCAATACCAGATCGCCAGAACTCCCAGAAGCAGGGAAAACAGCACCATCGATCCCCGGGCATACCCGAATTCCAGGGAACGGTCCAGGA
The sequence above is drawn from the Leptospirillum ferriphilum ML-04 genome and encodes:
- a CDS encoding membrane protein; this encodes MQYQRREDAERFLSKVPEVTLVFWIVKIAATTLGETGGDAVTMSMHLGYLVGTLLFSAVAVMTLFLQIRSRRFHPILYWSAIVSTTTVGTTLADLLDRSLEFGYARGSMVLFSLLLGVLAIWYWRLGSISVASVSSASVEVFYWTAILFSQTLGTAVGDLVSGLNGFGYGGGSVVFLLALVLLAALFRWTDADRTLLFWSAFVLTRPLGAAAGDLLDKPRTDGGFGLDRFLVSGVLVVFILVLVVTVPQKAVKSSRQSEEMS